Within Cystobacter ferrugineus, the genomic segment GCCCCGGGCAGTGCGACCGCCTCGGAGCCGGCCGCCCTCGCGCGCCGGCCCGCGGAGCTGGCGCACGAAGCTCCACTCTCCTTCTCCCAGCAGCGGCTGTGGTTCCTCGATCAGCTCGAGCCGGGCACGCCGCTCTACAACGTGGCCGCCGCCCTCCGCCTGGAAGGCGCCCTGGACGTGCGCGCCCTGGAGACCGCGTTGAAGAGCGTGGTGGCGCGGCACGAGAGCCTGCGCACCACCTTTGGCGAGCGCGGTGGCGAGCCCTTCCAGCGCATCCACGCGTCGCTGCCCCCGGAGCTCACCGTGCTCGACTGGCGGGGTCGGCCCGCGCACGAGGCGCACGCGGCGCTCCAGGAGGCCTGCGTCAGCGAGTCCCTGCGCCCGTTCGAGCTGTCACGAGGACCGCTGGTACGCGCGCTGCTCGTGCGCATGGAAGACACCGCCCATGTCCTGCAGCTCACCATGCACCACATCGTGTCCGATGGCTGGTCCATGGGCGTGCTGGTGCGCGAGGTGGGAGCGCTCTACGAGGCGGAAGTGGCGGGCCGGACGGCCCCATTGCCCGCGCTGCCGTTGCAGTACGCGGACTACGCCTGCTGGCAGCGCGAGCATCTCCAGGGTGAGCGGCTCGCGGCCGGGCTCGAGTACTGGAGGAATCGCCTGGGCGGAGCGCCGCGTGCGCTGGAGCTGCCCACGGATCGGCCCCGTCCTCCGGTCCAGAGCTTCCGGGGCGCGCGGCACACCTTCGCGCTGCCCGCGGAGCTGACGCGGGCCCTCCAGACGCTGTCCGAGCGCGAGGGCGCCACCCTCTTCATGACGCTGCTCGCGGGCTTCCAGGCGGTGCTCGCGCGCTACTCGGGCCAGGACGACATCGTGGTGGGCTCGCCCATCGCCAACCGCACCCGGGCGGAGACGGAGGGCCTCATCGGCTTCTTCGTCAACACGCTGGCCCTGCGCACGGACCTGTCCGGCGACCCCACCTTCCGCGAGCTGCTCGGCCGAGTGAAGGACTCGGCGCTGGGGGCCTATGCCCACCAGGACGTGCCCTTCGAGAAGCTCGTCGAGGTGCTCCAGCCGCAGCGCGACCCGAGCCGCTCCCCGCTCTTCCAGGTGATGCTCGTGCTGCAGAACAACCCGGCCGCCACCGTGCGTGCCGCGGGCCTCACCCTCCACGAGTACGAGGAGGCCGGCGGCGGCAGCGCGAAGTTCGACCTGCTGCTGGACATGAAGGAGTCCGGAGGCGAGCTGCGCGGCGAGCTCGAGTACAACACCGACCTCTTCGACGCCTCCACCGCGGAGCGCCTGGTGGGCCACCTGCGCACGCTGCTGGAGGAGGCGGTGGCCCGGCCCGAGACACACCTGGGCCGGCTCTCGATGCTCACCGGGGGTGAGCGCGCCCAGCTCACCGCCTGGAACGCCACGCGCCGTCCGCTCGAGCCGCTGCCCTTCATCCACGAGCGCGTGGACCGGCAGGCAGAGCGCACCCCGGACGCGGTGGCCGTCATCTTCCAGGAGCAGCAGCTCACGTACCGGCAGTTGCGCGAGCAGAGTGACGCCGTGGCGCGCGAGCTGCGCCGCCGGGGCGTGGGCCCCGAGGTCACGGTGGGCCTCGCGTGCGAGCGCTCGGTGGAGGGCGTGGTGGGCCTGCTCGGCATCCTCAAGGCCGGGGGCGCCTACGTGCCGGTGGATCCGGCGCTGCCCCAGGAGCGCGTCTCGTACATGCTGCGCGACGCGGGCGCCCGGCTGGTGCTCACCCACCGTCCCGTGGCTCCCTCCCTGCCGCCGCTCGAGGGCGAGGTGCTCCTGTTGGAGGAGCTGCGGGAGGCGCCCGGCGGGCCCTTCGAGCCCCCCGCCCTGCTGCCGGACTCCAGCGCCTATGTCATCTACACCTCGGGCTCCACCGGGCGGCCCAAGGGCGTCAACATCAGCCATGCCAGCGTGGTGCACTCCACCGAGGCGCGGCTGACGGCATTCCCCTCGACGCCGAGGGTGTACCTGATGCTGGCGCCGTTCTCGTTCGATCCGTCCGTGTGCGGCATCTTCTGGACGCTGTGCCACGGGGGCACGCTGGTGCTGCCGCCGGATGCCCTGCGCGAGAGCACCGAGGAGATTCCCCGCCTCATCGCCCGCCACGGCGTCACGCACATGTCCTTCACCCCGTCGCTCTACGCGACGGTGCTGGAGCTGGCGCGGCCCGAGCAGCTCGCCTCGTTGGAGCTGGTCATCGTGGCGGCCGAGGCCAGCCCTCCGGCGATCGTCCGGCGCCACGCACGCGTGCTGCCCGGGGCCCAGCTCTTCAACGAGTACGGCCCCACGGAAGTCACCGTCTACGCCAGCGTGGGATGGTGCGATCCGGAGTCCCGCGCGGCCACGGTGCCCATCGGCAAGCCCATCGCCAACATGCAGGTGCTCATCCTCGACAAACACCTGCGGCCGGTGCCCGTGGGCGTGCCCGGGGAGCTGTACCTCGGGGGCCTGGGCCTGGCACGCGGCTACTGGGGCCGGCCGGAGCTCACCGCCGAGCGCTTCGTGCCCCACCCGCACTCGGACGTGCCGGGCGCCCGGCTGTACCGCACGGGAGACCTGGGACGCTGGCTGCCCGAAGGCAACATCGAGTTCATCGGCCGAGTGGACAACCAGGTGAAGGTGCGCGGCTTCCGCATCGAGCTGGGCGAGGTGGAGGAGGTGCTCACCCAGCACCCGGGCGTGCGCGAGGCGGTGGTGCTCGCCCGCGAGGACACGCCGGGGCTGAAGCGGCTGGTGGCCTACGCCTCGCCGCGCGAGGGCATGACGCTGGGCGCGGCCGAGCTGCGCGCCTTCCTGCGAGGCCGGCTCCCCGAGTACATGGTGCCCTCGGCCGTCGTCGTCCTGGACGCGCTGCCGCGCACGCCCAACGACAAGGTGGACCGCAGGGCCCTGCCCGCGCCGGGCGTGGAGACCCGCGCCGAGCTCGAGCCGCCGCGCACGCCGGTGGAGCAGGCGCTCGCCGGGGTGTGGAAGGAGCTGCTCGGCGTGCCGGAGGTGGGCCGTCAGGACAACTTCTTCGAGCTGGGCGGACACTCGCTGCTCGCCGTGCGCGCGCTGGCGCTGGCGCGCGCGAGGCTCGGGGTGAACGTGCCCCTGCGCGCCCTCTTCGAGTCGCCCTCCCTGGAGGCACTGGCGCGGAGCGTGGAGGCCGCCGGGAGTGGAGAAGCGCGAAACGGAGCGCTGGTGGCGCTGCGCCGCGAGGGCAGCCAGCGGCCCTTCTTCTGCGTGCACCCGGTGGGGGGCAGCGTGGCGTGCTACCGCGAGCTGGCGGGGCTGCTGGGCCCGGAGCGGCCCTTCTACGCGCTGCAGGCGCGCGGGCTGGAGGGCGAGGCCCCTCCGCGCGAGCACCTGGAGGAGATGGCGGCGGCCTACGTGGCGGAGGTGCGGGCGGTGCAGCCTCGCGGGCCGTACCTGCTGGGCGGCTGGTCCATGGGCGGCATCGTCGCGCTGGAGATGGCGCAGCAGCTCACGCGGGCCGGGGAGGAGGTGGCACGGGTGGTGCTGCTCGACAGTTACCTCGAGGCGTTGGATCCCGCGGCGGCGAACGTGGATGAGGCGTCGCTGCTGGCGGGCTTCCTCGCGGATGCGCTGGAGGCGGCCGGACAGCCCGTGCCGGAGAAGCTGGAGCTGCCCGAGGCGGAGGGCCCCGAGGCCCGAGCCGAGGCCCTGCTGCGCCAGGGAGAGAAACTGGGACTGGCCACGGTGGAGCAAGGCAAGCGGCTGCTCGCCGTCTACCGCGCCAACCTCCAGGCCCTGTCGCGCTACTCATTGCAGCCGTACGCGGGTCCGGTGGTGCTGATGCGCGCCGAGGCGTCCGCGCCCGCGAAGGCCCGCGACTGGGCCGAGGTCATCCAGCGCGGGGTGACGGTGCTACGGGTGGAGGCGGACCACTACTCGATGTTGCGCCCGCCCCGGGTGCACGAGGTGGCGGCGCGGGTGCGCGAGGTGCTCGACGCCGTGCCGTGAGAGGACGGATGAGGGGCGTGGAAAAGAAAGAGGGTACAG encodes:
- a CDS encoding non-ribosomal peptide synthetase: MSQETEVFVFPASHAQRGQWLVQRLDPTSGAYNIPFALKLSGPLDAGALERGLEELVHRHESLRTRFEEQDGELMQVIHPPTPLTLEQVDLSGLEPEARAERLRALCTAEATRPFDLAGEPLLRTALYRLGPTEHVLLGVLHHAIADGESLGVFSRELVRLYEAFSAGRPSPLPEPELQYVDYSEWHHEWLASEEAAAQLSWWRERLAHPPVLELPGDRPRPAVRSLQGASLDFHLTPAQVAPLRALGQQEGATLFMAGLAAFKALLHRVSGAEDLVVGTPIAGRSRPETQGLIGCLVNSLALRSTVTGGMTWRELVRQVRAGTLDAYARQDVPFDRVVEALRLPRNTSHTPVFQVFFALERESLGEARLGAMHVAPLSLDTGVSKFELILQLTEHGGGLRGHLEYSTDLFDAPTARRLVRHFERMVDAARHPDLPLGAVELLDEQERARLEEWNRTASDFPREATLAETFRLQATRTPEAPALVFPDGTLTYAELETRSNRLARYLASLGVGPEVCVGLHLEPSAELVVAMLAVLKAGGAYVPLDLSYPTPRLDFMVEDAGIRVVLTQERLEPELMLDDGLMVFLDTHAARVSAHPGTPLEERASAHGLAYVIYTSGSTGKPKGVCVTHQAIHRLALNTNYVKLGPGDRVAQVSNPAFDAATFEIWGALLTGATVVGIDKDTLLSSERFVAALREQRITSMFLTTARFNRLVHEVPGAFRTLREVLVGGEACDPAALRAALVDGPRRLLHVYGPTEVTTFATWHEVTSVPPGARTVSIGRPLANTRVHILDAHLRPLPPGRPGELYLGGEGVARGYLSRPELTAERFVPDPFSAEPGARLYRTGDVGRFLADGAVEFIGRVDHQVKLRGFRIELGEVEAALRQHPAVEDAVALVREDRPGDRRLVAYVTPAHDEPPTPAQLRTALGAKLPEYMVPAALVVLESLPLNANGKVDRKALPVPEQESEASTFVEPTGPVEPRMAALFAEVLGASRVGALDDFFDLGGHSLLATQLLSRVRREFGVDVPVRTVFETPTVRGLAAAVASAPGSATASEPAALARRPAELAHEAPLSFSQQRLWFLDQLEPGTPLYNVAAALRLEGALDVRALETALKSVVARHESLRTTFGERGGEPFQRIHASLPPELTVLDWRGRPAHEAHAALQEACVSESLRPFELSRGPLVRALLVRMEDTAHVLQLTMHHIVSDGWSMGVLVREVGALYEAEVAGRTAPLPALPLQYADYACWQREHLQGERLAAGLEYWRNRLGGAPRALELPTDRPRPPVQSFRGARHTFALPAELTRALQTLSEREGATLFMTLLAGFQAVLARYSGQDDIVVGSPIANRTRAETEGLIGFFVNTLALRTDLSGDPTFRELLGRVKDSALGAYAHQDVPFEKLVEVLQPQRDPSRSPLFQVMLVLQNNPAATVRAAGLTLHEYEEAGGGSAKFDLLLDMKESGGELRGELEYNTDLFDASTAERLVGHLRTLLEEAVARPETHLGRLSMLTGGERAQLTAWNATRRPLEPLPFIHERVDRQAERTPDAVAVIFQEQQLTYRQLREQSDAVARELRRRGVGPEVTVGLACERSVEGVVGLLGILKAGGAYVPVDPALPQERVSYMLRDAGARLVLTHRPVAPSLPPLEGEVLLLEELREAPGGPFEPPALLPDSSAYVIYTSGSTGRPKGVNISHASVVHSTEARLTAFPSTPRVYLMLAPFSFDPSVCGIFWTLCHGGTLVLPPDALRESTEEIPRLIARHGVTHMSFTPSLYATVLELARPEQLASLELVIVAAEASPPAIVRRHARVLPGAQLFNEYGPTEVTVYASVGWCDPESRAATVPIGKPIANMQVLILDKHLRPVPVGVPGELYLGGLGLARGYWGRPELTAERFVPHPHSDVPGARLYRTGDLGRWLPEGNIEFIGRVDNQVKVRGFRIELGEVEEVLTQHPGVREAVVLAREDTPGLKRLVAYASPREGMTLGAAELRAFLRGRLPEYMVPSAVVVLDALPRTPNDKVDRRALPAPGVETRAELEPPRTPVEQALAGVWKELLGVPEVGRQDNFFELGGHSLLAVRALALARARLGVNVPLRALFESPSLEALARSVEAAGSGEARNGALVALRREGSQRPFFCVHPVGGSVACYRELAGLLGPERPFYALQARGLEGEAPPREHLEEMAAAYVAEVRAVQPRGPYLLGGWSMGGIVALEMAQQLTRAGEEVARVVLLDSYLEALDPAAANVDEASLLAGFLADALEAAGQPVPEKLELPEAEGPEARAEALLRQGEKLGLATVEQGKRLLAVYRANLQALSRYSLQPYAGPVVLMRAEASAPAKARDWAEVIQRGVTVLRVEADHYSMLRPPRVHEVAARVREVLDAVP